ACTTGGTGCATTGGCGGTTATACTTCTTCTCCTTCCAACAATATTTGGTTTTATCACATTTAGGGCAAACGTAACCATTTACCCATTTTTTCTGCCTGATATTCAATACAAGCATTATCATTGGAGAATTGTTATTGAGACTCGAAAATCGTAAGACCATCGAAATTATTCTCCATTATCAATATTTTTATTCCTCTAGAATACAATGTTTTATTGGCAACATGTCTAATTCAATTATTATATTTAGAATAAATAGTTTTAAAATAGTTCATTTAAAATTATATCGAAAATATAAAATAATACAGCATGTTAGATGTTTGTTGGCAGTGACTTATAATTTTCCTTTACTAAAATTAAAATTTCAATCAAATAAGAAAAGCCAAAGGATCGTCCTGTTCTTGCAGGTACGATCCCTGTTTCATTCACATATAACAGCCTATTTTGCATTATTCAATACTTTATTCATTCCAAAAAATTACAATTATAGTACTATATCAATTATTATACCGGCCATTCTCAAATAGTTAAACTAAAGGCAACAGGCTTAATTCTTAAAGAGAAATCAGCCAGCTGCCTTTTGAATAATTTTTAGCTAAGCGTTAATAACCAGGATTCTGGGGAAATTTTGGGCCAACGGTTACTAAATCAATCTGTGTCTGAGGTATCGGTCTCAAAGACATAAAGTCTTGTATATTGGGTCCCGCTTCCGGATTTAACAATTTTACGCGACGAACCAGCGATTGCGTACGCACCAAATCATACCACCTGACTGACTCTCCATAGAGCTCCCGTGAACGTTCATCTAAAATAAAATCAATACCCGCTGCCTGTAATTGGGCAGGGGTTACCTGCATGGCAGCTACGGCACCAGCAGGTGCTGCCGGTGCATTTGCCGGGCGTGCTGCTGCTCGGGTTCTTAAAACGTTAAGCATTGTTGCTTCTGTATTATAATCACTCATCTTGAATGCAGCCTCTGCAGCGATCAGGTAAAGTTCTGAAAAGCGAAACAGCACAAGCGGCCTCAAAGAAGCATCATTAATACCCGGGCGCATAGGATCATCAAACTTTTTAACGGATGGATACATGGAAGATGCCCAGGGATTTGCATTTGTCCCGGTTGCTGCTGCTGCCAGTGAGGGGCGCAGAAAAATGACGCCTTTAAAGGCAGATCTTGCCGCAGGTCCGGGATCGAATGGAGGAGTCCATAATGCTGTATCTACCCCTACTTTTAAAGTGCCGCGTGGAGTAGTTACCTTGTTATTGGCTATCCAGGCTGTTTGAAAAGTAGTCCAGTAGCGATAATCATTGGTTTTGTCGGCAAAAAGAACCGTTTCCACCCAATCCGGATTAGGTCGGACACGCTGCCAGGGACGGCCATTCGTCAAATCTCTGGTCATCAATGAAGCACCGCTATTTGTTGGATAATTGGCAACAATAGTTGGGTAATTGGGCCGCAAATAAAAAGCCCATCCGTTAGATTGCGTATTGTTGTTATTGGGTACATATCCCCCGTACTTTATGTCGGTACTGTGCTCGATTGCAAACAGGTCTTCAATATTGTTGGCGTCATTGGCTTCCTTATAGGCGTCATCGTAACAGGGATATAAACCAATTCCATAGATCGAAGCACTGTTGATTAAACCTTGGGCCGTATTAAGGGCATTTTGAAAATCATTAGGTTGTGCAGCGTTTGACCATGCCCGCGTAAGATAAACCTTTGAGAGCAGAAATAGAGCCGAAGCCTTGGTGGCAGCATGTCCAGCAAAAGGAGAAGTGACCATAGAACTGATTTTTTCACCCGCCTTAGTCTGAAGTTCGGTTGAAGCCTCCGTTAAATCCTTAATTATTAAATTGTAAATATCTGCTATTGGAGCTCTGCTATCACTTAAACTGGGTGTTGTGATAAACTTGTCATGTAAAGGCACATCTCCAAAATTCCTAATCAGTTCGAAGTAAAGCAGGGCTCTTAAGAATTTTGCTTGTCCAAGATATTGATTGCGGACAGTAGAATCAGTAAAGACCGTTTGCCCATACTGCAATACTCCGTTTAACGTATTAATACTCTGATATGCATTTTGAAATAATAAGGCGAAAGTATTATAGACAGAAGCATTGTTCACAAAGTTTGTGTAGGTTTGAATGCTAACGCCTATGGTAGATGGACTGCCACCTAATAGAAACTCATCGGTCCCTCCCTGCAGCATATAAAAATAGTTTTCTGATCCCCAGAGCGATCGGAGACTATTATAAACTCCGGAAATTCCACCTTGCACTCCGGATTGGGAGGTAAAAAACGAAGGGGTGATACTCGCCTTAGGCTCCTGCTCTAAAATTTTACTACAGCTGAACAGGCTGAAAACGCATGCAACAGATAATATAACTGTTATTTTATTATGGATGTTCATTTTTCTTAATTTTAAAAATTAAAAACTTGCATTAATGCCGATTGACCAAATTCTGACCTGAGGGAGACTTAGCCCTATGGTCAATGCCCTGCCAAGTGCATCACCGGAAAATCCAGAAGCACCACCAGACTGACCACCATAACGATTACTTTCAGGATCAATACCAAAGCCTTTTTGCAATAAAGGTGCATAGATTATAAACGGATTATTCACAATCACAGACACTTTTAAAGATTCGATCAGTCCTTTTCTGAGAATACTTTCCGGAAAGATGTATCCCAGGCTAATACTTCTCATTTTAATAAAGGAACCGTCCTGATATTGTAACGTCGAACCATATAAAGGGCTTCGACTAGCATCAGGACGCGGAAAATCATTTGTAGGGTTGGTCAGCGTCCAGTAATTCAGGTTATACTGATTCACGCGTCCGATGTTGAAGAAGCCTTCCTGGTCAGCAATATAGTTCACACACACCTTTTGTCCCATTCTGGCAAATGCTACTGCCGTCAACTCAAATCCCTTGTAACTAAAGCGGTTTGTTAATCCGGCAATGTAATCCGGTTGAAAAGAACCTAGTATCTGACGGTCGCTTGCATCTATCTTTCCGTCGGCATTTACATCCTCAACCTTGATCCAGCCAGGTTTTTCGCCGTATTGAGCTGCTTGCGTTGCCTCGCTTGTTTGCCAGATGCCCACTTTTTTATAGTCGTAAATTACATTAAAAGGATGACCGACAAACCATCCGTTTACAATATCCTGCTGAAGTCCGTCATGCAATGCAGTAATCTCGGAACGTTGAAAGGATATATTGAAGTCCGTACTCCACTTAAATTTGCCATCAATATTACGGGAATTCAGTGTGATTTCCAGTCCCTTACCTTTCGAATTGCCGGCATTTACGGTAGTGGTTGCGGCACCGTTACTTAAGGGCAATGATTCCACTTGCAGAATATCTATGGTTTTCTGTTTGTACACATCAACTGACCCGGTGATGCGATTATTCAACACACCAAAATCGACACCCAGATTGACATTGTCCGTATGCTCAAACTTCAAGTCTGGATTGGGCACCGATGTTACAAGGTAACCGTTCTGCAGGCTTGACCCGAAATTGTAGGCAACCGCACCCAGGTTGCCAAGGATCTGATAAGGGCTGATATTCTGATCGGCTGTAACTCCGTAGCCGACCCTCAGCTTTAAGGAACTCATCCAGGGAACCGATTCCATAAAATTTTCGCGATCAACATTCCAGCCAAAAGCAAAGGCAGGATAGGTAAAATATTGATGTCCGGAACCTAAAACTGATGAACCATCGCGCCGTACGGTGGCTG
Above is a genomic segment from Bacteroidota bacterium containing:
- a CDS encoding RagB/SusD family nutrient uptake outer membrane protein, with protein sequence MNIHNKITVILSVACVFSLFSCSKILEQEPKASITPSFFTSQSGVQGGISGVYNSLRSLWGSENYFYMLQGGTDEFLLGGSPSTIGVSIQTYTNFVNNASVYNTFALLFQNAYQSINTLNGVLQYGQTVFTDSTVRNQYLGQAKFLRALLYFELIRNFGDVPLHDKFITTPSLSDSRAPIADIYNLIIKDLTEASTELQTKAGEKISSMVTSPFAGHAATKASALFLLSKVYLTRAWSNAAQPNDFQNALNTAQGLINSASIYGIGLYPCYDDAYKEANDANNIEDLFAIEHSTDIKYGGYVPNNNNTQSNGWAFYLRPNYPTIVANYPTNSGASLMTRDLTNGRPWQRVRPNPDWVETVLFADKTNDYRYWTTFQTAWIANNKVTTPRGTLKVGVDTALWTPPFDPGPAARSAFKGVIFLRPSLAAAATGTNANPWASSMYPSVKKFDDPMRPGINDASLRPLVLFRFSELYLIAAEAAFKMSDYNTEATMLNVLRTRAAARPANAPAAPAGAVAAMQVTPAQLQAAGIDFILDERSRELYGESVRWYDLVRTQSLVRRVKLLNPEAGPNIQDFMSLRPIPQTQIDLVTVGPKFPQNPGY